In the Vanessa cardui chromosome 10, ilVanCard2.1, whole genome shotgun sequence genome, one interval contains:
- the LOC124532882 gene encoding mitochondrial import inner membrane translocase subunit Tim22 produces the protein MTEYKKPPVNEDLVKFTQQNDYDSLAKYLIGNVYRYRENIIIPRILGPVIIKTNEEKMIEATIESCPFKSLTSCIIGYGLGAAVGLFTSSLMPNMTDPMAQQNQTAREILREMKNSMISYAKNFAILGAVFSGIECCIESARGKSDWKNGTYAGGVTGGLIGLRGGLKAGIFGAAGFAAFSTVIDYYMHQRG, from the exons ATGACCGAATATAAAAAGCCGCCTGTTAACGAAGATTTAGTTAAATTCACACAACAAAATGACTATGATTCTCTCGCGAAATACTTGATAGGAAATGTTTACCGATAtcgtgaaaatataattatacccaGAATTTTGGGTCCTGTTATTATCAAAACGAATGAGGAGAAAATGATTGAAGCTACAATTGAAAGTTGCCCATTTAAATCATTGACCAGTTGTATCATAG GTTATGGTCTTGGAGCAGCAGTTGGTTTGTTCACATCATCTTTAATGCCAAATATGACAGACCCCATGGCACAACAGAATCAAACCGCAAGAGAAATATTACGAGAAATGAAAAATTCCATGATAAGTTATGCAAAGAACTTTGCTATACTCGGAGCTGTGTTTTCTGGAATTGAGTGTTGTATAGAAAGTGCGAGGGGAAAGTCAGATTGGAAGAATGGCACATATGCTGGTGGGGTTACTGGTGGACTTATTGGATTAAGAG gtgGTTTGAAAGCTGGTATATTTGGTGCTGCTGGATTTGCTGCATTTTCAACTGTTATTGACTATTACATGCATCAACGTGGTTAG
- the LOC124533292 gene encoding uncharacterized protein LOC124533292, with translation MKDPFVNDSGIDSPTRDSLKNIEGCYNKNIFKGKSFANSRRALQSGAEKISRTFKSVRNTFGNLSQHFRLGGRRRHRLTEAGSPCRIPTTPVTKKKQIMGRSPTKLYSPFGIETPHSRDFRMSPYMPDTPDHGISPKRRKGVTHSWHILAKKRPRALFQ, from the exons atgaAAGATCCCTTTGTGAACGACTCCGGTATCGATTCGCCAACAAGAGATAGTCTTAAAAATATTGAGggatgttataataaaaatatatttaaaggcaAATCTTTTGCTAATTCACGCCGTGCCTTGCAATCAGGGGCTGAAAAGATATCGAGGACCTTCAAGAGCGTTAGAAATACGTTCGGCAATTTATCGCAG CATTTTAGACTTGGTGGTAGACGTAGACATCGGCTGACAGAGGCTGGCTCTCCTTGTCGAATACCTACAACTCCTGTTACAAAGAAGAAACAG ATTATGGGCAGGAGTCCTACCAAGCTTTATAGTCCATTTGGCATTGAAACACCTCATAGTCGTGATTTTAGGATGTCACCATACATGCCGGATACACCAGATCATGG aATCTCACCGAAGAGGCGTAAAGGAGTTACCCACTCGTGGCACATTTTAGCCAAGAAGCGTCCCAGAGCACTCTtccaataa
- the LOC124532988 gene encoding uncharacterized protein LOC124532988, which translates to MSDSSEDEDLSRFRDVVDTTFEIKGKTQSHEKGLLTLVPILEKPSERYLDVATHYNDVKVSDEMQRRIGAKVSAVIEKSIEFVDVKQNSVKESEIKGGVKLFRDSKSFLSCEVVTDKDIVTEIHNKISKRIKSASKRRQIDDDVEEPNEKDKLNAVVVSGDFILLKKEKRWRPKRKQKIVEFVAVGNNKSQLSIGVRKPDT; encoded by the exons ATGTCTGATTCTTCGGAAGATGAAGATCTGTCTCGTTTTAGAGATGTAGTTGATACAACATTTGAAATCAAGGGTAAAACACAAAGCCACGAGAAAGGTTTGCTAACTTTGGTACCTA ttttagaaAAACCTTCCGAAAGATATTTAGACGTCGCGACACATTACAATGATGTAAAGGTCTCAGACGAAATGCAAAGACGAATTGGCGCTAAGGTATCAGCAGTGATTGAAAAAAGTATAGAATTTGTAGACGTTAAACAAAATTCTGTAAA ggAAAGTGAAATTAAAGGAGGTGTGAAGTTGTTTAGAGactcaaaaagttttttatcaTGTGAAGTGGTAACGGATAAAGATATTGTAACAGAAATACACAATAAGATTTCTAAGAGAATTAAAAGTGCAAGCAAGAGGCGACAAATTGACGATGATGTTGAGGAACCTAATGAAAAAG ataaACTAAATGCAGTTGTAGTGAGtggtgactttattttattaaagaaagaaaaaagatGGCGACCGAAAAGGAAACAAAAGATTGTGGAATTTGTAGCAGTGGGGAATAACAAATCACAACTTAGTATTGGTGTGAGGAAACcagatacttaa